One genomic segment of Desulfocapsa sulfexigens DSM 10523 includes these proteins:
- a CDS encoding calcium-binding protein: MSSSSIYYDMALLSEAAYVLFDKIEDLTIEDDIRDALQNSAFEGKMTAEQAEDFVNNWEVIYHQPNTDTGFSATLFRNKNTGKYHYACRGTEPGIDDLLVTDGGDIVYDGLAIKQIVDMYNDWQRINAAPNTVYKAAELELLTDKTALLAAEQTAMPLGVAGPYELYLRTLDNVIIDMPTGTVYTINTDVYSNEIFTDERQYGALSHDIEGQVTAVGHSLGGHLAAAFSRLFGSVCDDVVTINGAGYMTEALSGLSGNGETNIRNLFAMLGGSDSFESSKILNIFGDKFLEMTTMDSVFALGQQGDHQGIFIESVSLSGTTAGHGKEQMTDSLAVYDLFGRLDDMYSSMDGSQFFQSLLPVFNAYRQGRDNHITLETVINTFGEICVQDYSPFDVKNGDVAREELYEKIFQVRNATQSSQGQYEISFLGDISESDIISFASQDNGTGMAYRFALQRLNPITITGPNSQYSSLNANNELDLDNFSSQYFEDRTKFLYHTMHNYSEQKHFHDLQSGIELNPPDEELPYGDYIFGTEGDDSAKLIGALSDDHLYGMAGNDTLTGNAGNDILEGGSGSDTMNGGAGNDTFIIHGTDEDPEAFDTFNGGTGDEDKILGGNLDDTIRVNTLSLAENSIEIIDGGEGLNILAGTAGDNTIDLTGITVSNIARIEGGAGQDTLTGSSDQDTISGGTGIDTINGAGGDDILYGAGIDGVDDFVQDTLYGGIGNDTYHIGVGDIVDDADNQGTIWYGANQITGLTFNQIQENSDIYEDANYRVRYDSTNQTLNLFSLASNFYFTINSFSSGDFGFNLADYVEPTPNTNSLAGTDEMEVSSLSQITADTWNYHFSIQYADGSETVLFDSDVSALSTFTVYGYGGSDTLFGINGNDSLYGGLGDDQLLGMGGDDKLYGESDNDNAWGGDGNDILFGGIGDDNLMGGNGNDTLIGEEGVDRLFGDAGDDYLLGGTGDDLLQGSLGNDVLFGEEDLDRLYGQEGNDILYGGEGNDDMYGGLDNDQLFGGDGDDVLRGDEWNNTGTGEDLLYGGLGNDQLLGGGGDDSLYGEIGDDALAGEGGDDILSGGDGDDHLYGDYGDLSGTGNDELHGGSGEDVLYGSGGNDVLYGDDDNDDLFGGDGIDALFGGHGDDVLQGGLGNDALHGEIGNDSLAGGEDDDSLYGGDGNDLLLGDNPDNTGSGMDELYGGSGEDQLRGGDGNDLLYGESDNDYLYGDNSDGTGIGDDALYGGQGEDNLYGGNGNDELYGDTDNDNLFGEAGDDALYGNAGSDQVHLPCACWD, encoded by the coding sequence ATGAGCAGTTCATCCATTTATTACGATATGGCGTTATTGTCTGAAGCGGCCTACGTTCTTTTTGATAAAATAGAGGATCTAACTATTGAGGATGATATAAGAGACGCTTTACAAAACAGCGCTTTTGAGGGCAAAATGACAGCTGAGCAAGCTGAAGATTTTGTCAACAATTGGGAAGTGATTTATCACCAACCCAACACCGATACAGGCTTTTCAGCTACTCTTTTTCGGAATAAGAACACAGGCAAATACCATTATGCATGCCGAGGTACGGAACCGGGAATTGACGATCTACTCGTTACAGACGGTGGTGACATTGTTTACGATGGGCTGGCGATTAAGCAAATAGTCGACATGTATAACGACTGGCAAAGAATAAATGCAGCTCCAAATACCGTCTATAAAGCAGCGGAATTGGAGCTGTTGACGGACAAAACGGCTCTACTTGCGGCAGAACAAACTGCTATGCCTCTGGGTGTAGCCGGCCCATATGAACTATACCTGCGGACATTGGATAATGTCATAATCGATATGCCAACCGGCACGGTATACACTATCAACACCGATGTCTATTCGAACGAAATATTCACGGATGAAAGACAATATGGTGCGTTATCCCATGATATTGAAGGACAGGTTACAGCAGTAGGTCATAGTTTGGGTGGGCATCTGGCCGCTGCATTCTCACGGCTTTTCGGTTCTGTCTGTGATGATGTTGTGACCATAAATGGTGCTGGGTATATGACAGAAGCGCTTAGTGGCTTGAGCGGGAACGGCGAGACCAACATCCGTAACCTCTTTGCTATGCTTGGGGGAAGCGATTCTTTTGAGAGTTCGAAAATATTAAATATTTTTGGTGATAAGTTCCTGGAAATGACGACCATGGACAGTGTGTTTGCCCTCGGTCAGCAAGGAGATCACCAAGGAATATTTATTGAATCTGTATCTCTATCAGGAACAACTGCGGGTCATGGAAAAGAACAGATGACAGATTCTCTGGCGGTTTATGACCTTTTTGGCCGCTTGGATGATATGTATTCTTCGATGGATGGATCGCAGTTTTTTCAATCTCTTCTCCCTGTCTTCAATGCATATCGGCAAGGAAGAGACAACCATATAACGCTCGAAACGGTTATCAATACCTTTGGTGAAATATGCGTACAGGATTATTCACCATTCGACGTAAAGAACGGGGATGTTGCTCGAGAAGAACTCTATGAAAAGATATTTCAAGTTCGAAATGCAACCCAATCTTCACAAGGCCAATATGAAATATCATTTTTAGGTGATATCTCAGAGTCTGACATTATTTCGTTTGCAAGCCAAGATAATGGTACTGGCATGGCATATCGCTTTGCTTTACAAAGGTTGAATCCCATCACGATAACGGGCCCGAATAGTCAATATAGCAGTTTGAATGCAAACAACGAGTTAGATTTAGATAACTTTTCATCACAATACTTCGAAGATAGAACAAAATTCCTCTACCACACCATGCACAATTACTCTGAGCAGAAACACTTTCATGATCTGCAATCAGGTATTGAACTCAATCCTCCCGACGAAGAACTTCCATATGGAGATTATATCTTTGGCACGGAAGGAGATGACAGCGCCAAATTGATTGGTGCTCTCAGTGACGATCACCTCTACGGCATGGCAGGCAATGACACCCTAACCGGCAATGCCGGCAACGACATCCTCGAAGGAGGCTCCGGCAGCGACACCATGAACGGAGGAGCCGGAAACGACACCTTCATCATCCATGGCACAGATGAAGATCCTGAAGCCTTCGACACCTTCAACGGCGGTACTGGTGATGAGGATAAAATCCTCGGAGGCAACCTGGATGACACCATCCGAGTAAACACCCTCTCCCTTGCAGAAAACTCCATAGAAATAATAGACGGTGGAGAAGGACTAAATATACTGGCCGGAACCGCAGGCGACAACACCATAGACTTAACAGGAATAACAGTCTCCAACATTGCCCGCATAGAAGGTGGGGCAGGCCAGGACACCCTGACCGGAAGTAGTGATCAAGATACCATCTCCGGCGGCACCGGCATTGATACAATAAACGGTGCTGGGGGAGATGATATCTTATATGGGGCAGGCATAGATGGTGTGGATGATTTTGTTCAAGACACCCTTTACGGCGGTATCGGCAATGACACCTACCATATCGGTGTCGGCGATATTGTTGACGATGCGGATAATCAGGGTACCATCTGGTATGGAGCCAATCAGATAACAGGTCTCACCTTTAATCAAATTCAGGAAAACAGCGACATCTACGAAGATGCTAATTACAGAGTTCGTTATGACTCCACCAATCAAACGCTGAACCTGTTTTCCCTGGCCAGTAATTTCTATTTTACCATAAACTCCTTTTCCTCGGGCGATTTCGGCTTCAATCTGGCTGACTATGTAGAGCCCACTCCAAACACCAACTCCCTGGCTGGTACTGATGAGATGGAAGTTTCAAGTCTGAGCCAGATAACAGCCGATACCTGGAATTATCATTTTAGTATCCAATATGCAGATGGAAGTGAAACTGTCCTGTTTGACAGTGACGTATCCGCTCTCTCCACCTTTACAGTGTATGGCTATGGTGGTTCCGATACGTTGTTTGGAATAAACGGTAATGACTCCCTTTATGGTGGTCTGGGTGATGATCAACTCCTTGGTATGGGTGGTGATGATAAGCTCTACGGAGAATCTGATAATGATAACGCATGGGGTGGAGACGGTAATGATATCCTTTTTGGCGGAATAGGTGATGATAACCTGATGGGGGGAAATGGCAACGACACCCTCATTGGAGAAGAAGGTGTTGACAGGCTATTTGGTGACGCTGGAGATGATTATCTGCTGGGCGGCACAGGTGACGATCTTCTTCAGGGATCACTTGGTAATGATGTTTTGTTTGGAGAAGAAGATCTTGACAGGCTTTATGGCCAGGAAGGCAATGATATCCTCTATGGTGGAGAGGGTAACGATGATATGTATGGCGGCCTTGATAATGATCAGCTTTTCGGCGGAGATGGTGACGATGTCTTAAGAGGAGATGAATGGAATAACACAGGTACCGGTGAGGATCTACTTTACGGTGGCCTGGGTAATGATCAACTGCTTGGCGGAGGAGGAGATGATTCCCTTTATGGTGAGATCGGTGACGATGCACTCGCTGGCGAGGGAGGTGACGATATCCTTTCCGGTGGAGATGGTGATGATCATCTGTATGGTGATTATGGCGATTTAAGTGGTACTGGAAATGATGAATTGCATGGTGGCTCCGGTGAAGATGTGCTTTACGGTTCAGGAGGAAATGATGTCCTCTATGGCGATGATGACAATGACGATCTTTTTGGTGGCGACGGTATAGATGCACTTTTTGGTGGTCATGGCGATGACGTACTCCAGGGAGGTCTGGGCAATGATGCATTGCATGGAGAAATAGGTAATGACAGTCTTGCCGGTGGAGAAGACGATGATTCACTTTATGGCGGAGATGGAAATGACCTTCTTTTAGGAGATAACCCTGATAATACCGGTTCAGGTATGGATGAATTGTATGGTGGAAGTGGTGAGGATCAACTCCGGGGCGGAGACGGGAATGATCTCTTATACGGGGAATCAGACAATGATTATCTCTATGGCGATAATAGTGATGGAACCGGTATTGGTGATGATGCGTTATATGGAGGCCAGGGGGAAGACAATCTGTATGGTGGAAACGGTAATGATGAACTCTACGGTGATACTGACAATGATAACTTGTTTGGTGAAGCCGGTGATGATGCACTCTATGGAAATGCAGGGAGTGATCAGGTTCACTTGCCCTGTGCTTGTTGGGATTGA
- a CDS encoding DUF2974 domain-containing protein yields MATIPELLQFGELADASYIDIIQTTLDDDIIKSLKNDRNFTQKQADNFVEHYNVLATSAEYNIGPESGFSATLFEDINSGKKILAIRGTDQLIGTDWDDDILGLKAGNTPLQFEDMVSFFEKLQEDDKVLSGEKLTVTGHSLGGALAQIFTATYTDFVDESYTYNSPGAKDLESPELSTSNGRYYKEAFIGYDDITGESLFGPVEITQELYDAYSNFESNKNGVDSLVTNVKSSETWWDIPHDLVADLGTDIGSADVNISISDSTFNPVHYHSIGTLVESLYVYNLFSTISSSNNADDFTPFLEKMPDGHALSVVNNVFQAGIDTTQVFVDLAIELTGYANDHSLTGLTVTSLHEHSAEALRSAAENDNAFLFALNALAGFAISGNQPGYVNLVAAEYSTQYLEDRSLFLYQTMHEDALSPTGDDIQFCDTTLGIDAYAGNGVPDFTDRHYIFGNLEGELIEGNSKEDHLYGMDGNDTLTGNGGNDILEGGSGSDTMNGGADNDTFIIHGTDEDPEAFDTFNGGTGDEDKILGGNLDDTIRVNALSLADNSIERIDGGAGENILAGTSGDNTIDLTGITVTHINRIEGGGGADTITGSSGDDILYGGTLTNQEDNVRDTLSGGIGNDTYHIGVGDIVDDADNQGTIWYGANQITDLTFNQVQENSDIYEDANYRVRYDSTNQTLNLFSLASNFYFTINSFSSGDFGFNLADYVEPTPNTNSLTGTDEIEISSLSQITADTWNYHFSIQHADGSETILFNSDVSALSTFTVYGYGGSDTLFGINGNDSLYGGLGDDQLQGMGGDDKLYGESDNDNAWGGDGNDILFGGIGDDNLMGQNGNDTLIGEEDLDRLYGQEGNDILYGGEGNDDMYGGLDNDQLFGGDGDDVLRGDEWDNTGTGEDLLYGGLGNDQLLGGGGDDSLYGEIGDDALAGEGGDDILSGGDGDDHLYGDYGDLSGTGNDELHGGSGEDVLYGSGGNDTLYGDDDNDDLFGGDGIDALFGGHGDDVLQGGLGNDALYGEIGNDSLAGGEDDDSLYGGDGNDLLLGDNPDNTGSGMDELYGGSGDDQLRGGDGNDLLYGESDNDYLYGDNSDGTGIGDDALYGGQGEDNLYGGNGNDELYGDTDNDNLFGEAGDDALYGNTGSDQVHLPCACWD; encoded by the coding sequence ATGGCAACTATTCCAGAATTGTTACAATTTGGTGAATTGGCTGATGCAAGCTATATTGATATCATACAAACTACATTGGATGATGACATTATAAAGTCACTAAAGAATGACCGTAATTTTACTCAAAAACAGGCTGATAATTTTGTTGAGCACTACAATGTCCTTGCCACCAGCGCCGAATACAACATAGGTCCAGAAAGCGGATTCAGCGCCACGTTGTTTGAAGACATTAATAGTGGTAAAAAAATACTGGCCATCCGTGGAACCGACCAATTGATTGGCACTGATTGGGATGATGATATTCTCGGGCTAAAAGCAGGCAATACGCCGCTCCAATTTGAAGACATGGTATCATTTTTCGAAAAGCTTCAAGAAGATGATAAGGTATTAAGCGGAGAAAAGCTTACTGTTACAGGTCATTCCTTGGGTGGTGCATTAGCTCAGATCTTTACCGCGACCTATACCGATTTTGTTGATGAGAGTTACACTTATAATTCTCCAGGTGCAAAAGATCTGGAATCTCCAGAATTATCGACAAGTAATGGGAGATATTATAAAGAAGCCTTTATTGGTTATGATGATATAACCGGTGAATCGTTGTTTGGGCCAGTAGAAATCACACAAGAGCTTTATGACGCTTATTCCAACTTTGAGTCTAATAAGAACGGAGTCGACAGCCTGGTAACAAATGTCAAATCCTCAGAAACTTGGTGGGATATACCCCATGATCTTGTCGCCGATCTTGGAACTGATATCGGGAGTGCCGATGTCAATATTTCTATCAGCGATAGTACATTCAACCCCGTTCACTACCATTCTATCGGTACTCTTGTCGAATCCCTGTACGTCTACAACCTTTTTTCAACCATCAGCAGCAGCAACAATGCCGATGACTTTACTCCTTTTCTGGAAAAAATGCCCGATGGGCATGCCTTATCGGTTGTTAATAATGTTTTTCAGGCCGGTATTGACACCACCCAGGTCTTTGTTGATCTTGCCATTGAATTAACCGGGTATGCCAACGACCATAGCCTGACTGGTTTGACGGTAACATCACTGCATGAGCATTCTGCCGAAGCTCTCCGAAGTGCTGCAGAAAATGACAACGCTTTTCTTTTTGCCTTAAACGCGTTAGCTGGTTTTGCCATCTCTGGCAACCAGCCAGGCTATGTCAATCTGGTGGCTGCCGAATATTCAACCCAATATCTCGAAGATCGTTCCCTCTTTCTCTATCAAACAATGCATGAAGATGCACTTTCCCCCACCGGCGATGATATACAGTTTTGTGACACAACCCTTGGCATAGATGCCTATGCAGGAAACGGCGTACCGGATTTTACAGACAGGCATTATATTTTCGGTAACCTGGAAGGCGAATTGATTGAAGGCAATTCCAAGGAAGACCACCTCTACGGCATGGACGGTAACGACACCCTAACCGGCAACGGCGGAAACGATATCCTCGAAGGCGGCTCCGGCAGCGACACCATGAACGGAGGAGCCGATAACGACACCTTCATCATCCACGGCACAGATGAAGATCCTGAAGCCTTCGACACCTTCAACGGCGGTACTGGTGATGAGGATAAAATCCTCGGAGGCAACCTGGACGACACCATCCGAGTAAACGCGCTCTCCCTTGCAGATAACTCCATAGAAAGAATAGACGGAGGAGCCGGAGAAAACATCCTTGCCGGAACCAGCGGCGACAACACCATAGACCTAACCGGCATCACAGTAACCCACATAAACCGAATAGAAGGCGGAGGTGGAGCCGACACCATAACCGGTTCAAGTGGAGATGATATCCTTTATGGCGGTACATTAACCAACCAGGAAGACAATGTCCGTGACACCCTTTCCGGCGGCATCGGCAATGACACCTATCATATCGGTGTCGGCGATATTGTTGACGACGCTGATAATCAGGGTACCATCTGGTATGGAGCCAATCAGATAACAGATCTCACCTTTAATCAAGTTCAGGAAAACAGTGACATCTATGAAGATGCTAATTACAGAGTTCGTTATGACTCCACCAATCAAACGCTGAACCTGTTTTCCCTGGCCAGTAATTTCTATTTTACCATAAACTCCTTTTCCTCGGGCGATTTCGGCTTCAATCTGGCTGACTATGTAGAGCCCACCCCAAACACCAATTCCCTGACTGGTACTGATGAGATAGAAATTTCAAGTCTGAGCCAGATAACAGCCGATACCTGGAATTATCATTTCAGTATCCAACATGCAGATGGAAGTGAAACTATCCTGTTTAACAGTGATGTATCTGCTCTCTCCACCTTTACAGTATATGGCTATGGTGGTTCCGATACGTTGTTTGGAATAAACGGCAATGACTCCCTTTATGGTGGTCTGGGTGATGATCAACTCCAGGGTATGGGCGGTGATGATAAGCTCTACGGAGAATCTGATAATGATAACGCATGGGGTGGAGACGGTAATGATATCCTTTTTGGCGGAATAGGTGATGATAACCTGATGGGGCAAAATGGCAATGACACCCTCATTGGAGAAGAAGATCTTGACAGGCTTTATGGCCAGGAAGGCAATGATATCCTCTATGGTGGAGAGGGTAACGATGATATGTATGGCGGCCTTGATAACGACCAGCTTTTCGGCGGAGATGGTGACGATGTCTTAAGAGGAGATGAATGGGATAACACAGGAACCGGAGAGGATCTACTTTACGGTGGCCTGGGTAATGATCAACTGCTTGGCGGAGGAGGAGATGATTCCCTTTATGGTGAGATCGGTGACGATGCACTCGCTGGCGAGGGAGGTGACGATATCCTTTCCGGTGGAGATGGTGATGATCATCTGTATGGTGATTATGGCGATTTAAGTGGTACTGGAAATGATGAATTGCATGGTGGCTCCGGTGAAGATGTGCTTTACGGTTCAGGAGGAAATGACACCCTCTATGGCGATGATGACAATGACGATCTTTTTGGTGGCGACGGTATAGATGCACTTTTTGGTGGTCATGGCGATGACGTACTCCAGGGAGGTCTGGGCAATGATGCATTGTATGGAGAAATAGGTAATGACAGTCTTGCCGGTGGAGAAGACGATGATTCACTTTATGGCGGAGATGGGAATGACCTTCTTTTAGGAGATAACCCTGATAATACCGGTTCAGGTATGGATGAATTGTACGGTGGAAGTGGTGATGATCAACTCCGGGGCGGAGACGGAAATGATCTCTTATACGGGGAATCAGACAATGATTATCTCTATGGCGATAATAGTGATGGAACCGGTATTGGTGATGATGCGTTATATGGAGGCCAAGGGGAAGACAATCTGTATGGTGGAAATGGTAATGATGAACTCTACGGTGATACTGACAATGATAACCTGTTTGGTGAAGCCGGTGATGATGCACTCTATGGAAATACAGGCAGTGATCAGGTTCACTTGCCCTGTGCTTGTTGGGATTGA
- a CDS encoding transposase: MPRANRHYIPGCVWHITHRCHKQEFLLKFEKDRKRWLYWLFEAKKRYGLCVLNYIVTSNHIHLLVVDTGEKTIPQSLQLIAGRTAQEFNSRKQRKGSFWEDRYHATAVDTINHLAKCMVYIDLNMVRAGVVSHPSEYRNSGYNEIQNPPKRYGIINRKMLLDYFSMQDENRFREEHTNWITAELNNNVLTRNQDWSESIAVGRKSFTEDIQQQLASRAQKRSILSVKDATVLKEPGIPYSTVFDAEKGTLSHKNTYYWRQNV; encoded by the coding sequence ATGCCACGAGCAAATAGACATTATATTCCTGGTTGTGTTTGGCACATCACACACCGATGTCATAAGCAGGAGTTTTTACTGAAATTTGAAAAAGACAGAAAACGCTGGCTTTATTGGTTATTCGAAGCAAAAAAGCGGTATGGGCTTTGCGTTCTAAATTACATTGTCACTTCCAACCATATCCACTTACTTGTTGTCGATACAGGGGAAAAAACTATTCCACAAAGTCTTCAGTTAATTGCAGGAAGAACAGCTCAGGAGTTCAATAGTCGGAAACAGAGGAAAGGTTCGTTTTGGGAAGACCGATATCATGCCACGGCCGTTGACACAATCAACCATCTTGCAAAATGCATGGTCTATATTGATCTTAATATGGTCAGGGCAGGCGTCGTATCACATCCATCTGAATACAGAAATAGTGGTTACAATGAAATTCAAAATCCTCCAAAGCGTTACGGCATTATCAACAGGAAGATGTTGTTGGATTATTTTTCAATGCAGGATGAAAACAGATTTCGCGAAGAGCACACTAACTGGATAACAGCTGAGCTAAACAATAACGTCCTAACAAGAAATCAAGATTGGAGTGAGTCCATTGCCGTTGGCAGGAAATCATTTACAGAAGATATTCAGCAGCAACTTGCAAGCCGGGCACAGAAGCGATCCATACTTTCAGTCAAAGATGCTACTGTTTTGAAAGAGCCTGGAATTCCTTACAGCACTGTTTTTGATGCTGAAAAGGGTACTCTAAGCCATAAAAACACCTATTATTGGAGACAAAATGTTTAA
- a CDS encoding TIGR03032 family protein: MPNNNTEYNSIVIQSKHFVLKASFGIENWLRSHDVSLAFSTYQSGKLLFVGLDSKQQSLSVYERNFARCMGLCLNEEKNRLLTTTLYQIWQLNNVTSPGENYKGHDKVYVPQLAFTTGKVSGHDIAWYNNRPLFVNTLFNCLATTSNTHSFIPLWKPEFISELVPEDRCHLNGLAMRDGKPYVVTSISRSNSRGGWRKKENRQNGGVVIDVASNEIVAQGLSMPHSPRFYKGKIWLLNSGKGEFGYLNKSEFIQVAKCPGYLRGLTFVDNYAIVGLSRPRGSTAFQDLVLDDLLPSLGGECCGLQVIDTQSGEIVHSLIIEGVVKELYDVITIPGSICPLLVGFESDEIERMITIGPAATL; this comes from the coding sequence ATGCCCAATAATAATACTGAATACAATTCGATTGTAATTCAATCCAAACATTTTGTTCTCAAGGCAAGTTTTGGAATAGAAAACTGGCTTCGAAGCCATGATGTTTCACTAGCCTTCTCAACATATCAGTCCGGGAAATTGCTTTTCGTCGGGCTTGATAGTAAGCAACAATCACTTTCTGTTTATGAAAGAAATTTTGCCAGATGTATGGGGCTTTGCCTCAATGAAGAGAAGAACCGTTTGCTGACCACTACTCTTTATCAAATATGGCAGCTCAATAATGTCACTAGTCCTGGAGAAAATTATAAAGGGCACGACAAGGTGTATGTTCCCCAGCTCGCCTTTACAACAGGTAAGGTGAGTGGACATGATATTGCCTGGTATAACAATCGTCCTCTGTTTGTGAATACATTGTTTAATTGTTTGGCCACAACAAGTAACACCCATAGTTTTATTCCCCTATGGAAACCTGAATTTATTTCAGAGCTTGTCCCTGAAGACAGATGCCATCTTAACGGTCTGGCAATGCGAGATGGAAAACCATATGTTGTGACGTCAATTTCCCGCTCCAATTCAAGAGGTGGCTGGAGAAAGAAAGAAAACAGGCAGAATGGAGGGGTTGTTATTGATGTCGCCTCCAATGAAATTGTCGCCCAAGGGCTTTCCATGCCCCATTCCCCCAGGTTTTACAAAGGCAAAATTTGGTTACTAAACTCCGGTAAGGGTGAATTCGGATACCTGAACAAAAGCGAGTTTATTCAGGTCGCTAAATGTCCTGGCTATCTTAGGGGGCTTACCTTTGTAGATAACTATGCAATTGTAGGTCTCTCACGTCCTCGTGGAAGTACAGCTTTTCAAGATCTTGTTTTGGATGACTTGCTGCCTTCACTTGGGGGGGAGTGCTGTGGCTTGCAGGTTATTGATACTCAGTCGGGAGAAATAGTACATAGCCTTATAATTGAAGGTGTAGTCAAGGAATTGTATGACGTGATTACAATACCGGGTTCCATCTGTCCTCTACTTGTTGGTTTTGAAAGTGATGAGATAGAACGGATGATTACCATTGGGCCAGCAGCTACGTTATAG
- a CDS encoding YifB family Mg chelatase-like AAA ATPase: protein MLAKVHSGAVLGVNGLSVMVEVDLALGLPMFTTVGLPDGSVRESKERVKAAIKNCGYDFPPKRITVNLAPADIKKGGAGFDLPMALGILAATELFKPDLLDQYAVVGELSLDGSVRSVPGVLPVTLNAKENGLKGILVPEANQLEAAVVQGIDVIAVGHLHHAVEFLAGKKSIDPIVLNQKDLLGTQYGGEVDFQEVKGQEHVKRAFEIAASGGHNIALKGPPGSGKTMLTRRLATILPPMSFEEALETTKIYSIVGKLSSDIPLITTRPFRAPHHTISDAGLIGGGQHPRPGEVSLAHNGVLFLDELPEFKKHVLEVLRQPLEAGDVSIARAQQTLKFPARFVLVVASNPCPCGYLGDKIRECKCTPQQIQRYNSKVSGPLLDRIDIHLEVAAVPFKDISDERQGESSREIKKRVDSCRKIQENRYHSLQSIHCNAQIGPAEVEKYCKVDATAKRLLQRSVEKLGLSARGYHRILKIARTIADMDNKELLELSHIAEAVQYRRNG, encoded by the coding sequence ATGCTCGCAAAAGTTCATAGTGGTGCAGTTCTTGGTGTCAATGGCCTATCGGTAATGGTTGAGGTCGATCTTGCCCTTGGTTTGCCAATGTTTACAACCGTCGGCCTTCCCGATGGGTCGGTGCGTGAAAGTAAGGAGCGGGTCAAGGCTGCCATTAAAAATTGCGGATACGACTTTCCACCTAAACGCATTACAGTTAACCTGGCCCCTGCTGATATCAAAAAAGGTGGTGCCGGCTTTGACCTTCCCATGGCTCTTGGTATCCTTGCCGCAACGGAGCTTTTTAAACCCGATCTTCTGGATCAGTATGCCGTGGTTGGCGAACTTTCACTCGATGGCTCGGTACGGTCAGTTCCAGGCGTTCTTCCTGTAACCCTGAATGCTAAGGAAAATGGGCTGAAAGGTATTCTAGTTCCAGAGGCGAATCAACTCGAGGCAGCAGTTGTTCAAGGGATAGATGTTATAGCCGTAGGGCATCTTCATCATGCCGTTGAATTTCTTGCAGGAAAAAAGTCCATTGATCCAATAGTGCTTAACCAGAAGGACCTTCTTGGGACTCAATACGGAGGGGAAGTTGATTTTCAGGAGGTGAAGGGGCAGGAGCACGTCAAACGGGCCTTTGAAATAGCGGCTTCTGGTGGTCACAACATAGCTTTAAAGGGGCCGCCCGGATCGGGTAAAACCATGCTCACCAGGCGGCTTGCAACCATCCTGCCGCCAATGAGTTTTGAAGAGGCTCTTGAAACCACAAAGATCTATTCCATTGTCGGTAAGTTGAGTAGTGATATTCCCCTGATCACTACCCGCCCGTTTCGAGCCCCCCATCATACCATTTCCGATGCCGGTCTTATCGGAGGAGGACAGCATCCTCGTCCCGGTGAAGTTTCCCTTGCCCATAACGGAGTACTGTTTCTCGATGAACTTCCTGAATTCAAGAAACACGTCCTGGAAGTCCTCCGTCAGCCACTCGAAGCTGGAGATGTATCCATCGCCCGTGCTCAACAAACTCTGAAATTCCCAGCACGATTTGTCCTTGTTGTTGCTTCAAACCCCTGTCCATGTGGGTATCTTGGTGACAAAATCAGAGAATGTAAATGTACACCCCAACAGATTCAACGCTATAACAGTAAAGTTTCAGGACCACTTCTGGACCGCATTGATATTCATCTCGAAGTTGCTGCTGTTCCCTTTAAAGATATCAGCGATGAACGACAGGGCGAGTCATCCAGGGAGATTAAGAAACGGGTGGATAGCTGCAGGAAAATCCAGGAAAATAGATACCATTCCCTTCAAAGCATTCATTGCAACGCTCAAATTGGCCCAGCTGAAGTGGAAAAATATTGCAAGGTTGATGCAACGGCAAAGCGTTTATTGCAAAGAAGCGTGGAAAAGCTCGGCCTTTCTGCCAGGGGATATCATCGTATTCTTAAAATCGCCCGAACAATCGCTGATATGGATAATAAGGAACTTCTTGAATTATCACATATTGCCGAAGCCGTCCAGTATCGTCGAAATGGATAA